CAGCACATGGCGCAGATGGCGGCCGAGGCGGGTTGCGCGGGAGTCGTGGCGTCGGCCCAAGAGCTCAAGCCCGTGCGCGAGGCCGTCGGCAACGACGTGCTCATCGTGACGCCCGGCGTGCGCCCCGCGTGGGCGCAGAAGGACGACCAGAAGCGCACGATGACACCGCGCGAGGCGAGCGACGCCGGCGCCGATTACCTGGTGATCGGCCGGCCCATCACGGCGCACAGGGACCCCGCCGAGGCGCTGCGCCTCATCCGCGAAGAGCTGACCTAAGGCGCTCCACGCCCGCACGAAACCTGGCTTTGCGGCGGGGCGTCGAAAGGGTAGAATTGGCACGGACGATGAGGCCCCGCCAATGAGACTCGCAGCCATAGCCGCGATCCTGCTCGCCGCGCTGGCGCCGGCTAGCGCCGTGGCGAGCGAGTGGGACGACTACCTCGCCGGGAAGTTCCAGAACTTCGTTTGGGACGACGAGGTGCGCACCGGCTACGAGGCCTACGCCGCCCAGGACTACGAGGCGGCGGCCGAGGCGCTCACGACAGCCATCGACAAGGGCTGCAAGGACCCCGTCGTCGTGTTCCGTGCC
This region of Verrucomicrobiota bacterium genomic DNA includes:
- a CDS encoding orotidine 5'-phosphate decarboxylase, with protein sequence QHMAQMAAEAGCAGVVASAQELKPVREAVGNDVLIVTPGVRPAWAQKDDQKRTMTPREASDAGADYLVIGRPITAHRDPAEALRLIREELT